The window TGCTCGAGAATCGCCATCTTTCCCGCGTACTCTTCATCGTCAGCCGCACCGAGATAAATGGTAATTATGCGACCGTCATAGACGAGCAGGGCGCTTTGTTTTGTTCTCATGCAACACCTCGCTGACTGTCTGCTTTTATTCTGCGTTCGTAGTCTTCTGCGCAACTATCTCCGAGACAGAAATTACCTTTGCTGATGGTCTCTCCGCACCAATAACAGCGGCCAGTAAACACCATTGACGGCTTAGATCTGTTAGATAATGCGGCAGTGATGATCAACTGCTCCTGCTCTTGTGCGTTGTCGATGATGTCAGCCATGGTTAATCTCCTGTCCATTAATTAACTCGATTTTCACTAACTCCAACACGCCTAGAGCCTCGGCCAGGCCTATCTCCCCGTTGTACTCGATAATCATCTCTCTAATACGGCTAGCCAGCTCACCAGCCTTTGGGAAGCGTTTT is drawn from Serratia entomophila and contains these coding sequences:
- a CDS encoding TraR/DksA C4-type zinc finger protein; amino-acid sequence: MADIIDNAQEQEQLIITAALSNRSKPSMVFTGRCYWCGETISKGNFCLGDSCAEDYERRIKADSQRGVA